In Capsicum annuum cultivar UCD-10X-F1 chromosome 11, UCD10Xv1.1, whole genome shotgun sequence, one genomic interval encodes:
- the LOC107848119 gene encoding transcription factor MYB48, protein MAQEEIMRRGPWTEEEDLQLVFYVKLFGDRRWDFLAKVSGLKRTGKSCRLRWVNYLNPDLKRGKMTPQEERVVLELHSKWGNRWSRIARKIPGRTDNEIKNYWRTHMRKKAQEQRKKSSISPSSSFSNSSSSSSISHEENERNFYDTGGLELLKAEGEMKSSDQEQGGESMKIYSMDEIWKDIELLEENEETTNKPIMGSISPLWDYSLDSLWKDFDWSSFR, encoded by the exons ATGGCGCAAGAGGAAATAATGAGAAGAGGACCGTGGACAGAAGAAGAAGATCTGCAGCTTgtattttatgttaaattatttggAGATCGACGATGGGATTTTCTGGCCAAAGTTTCAG gttTGAAAAGAACAGGAAAGAGTTGCAGGTTACGTTGGGTTAATTACTTGAATCCTGATCTCAAACGTGGCAAGATGACTCCTCAAGAAGAACGTGTAGTTCTTGAACTTCACTCCAAATGGGGAAACAG ATGGTCAAGAATTGCCCGAAAAATACCAGGGCGAACTGATAACGAAATCAAAAATTACTGGAGAACCCATATGAGGAAGAAAGCTCAAGAACAAAGGAAAAAGTCTTCTATCTCTCCATCTTCATCATTTTCCAACTCGtcatcttcttcttcaatctctcaCGAAGAAAATGAGAGAAATTTTTATGATACCGGTGGACTCGAACTCTTGAAAGCTGAAGGAGAAATGAAATCTAGTGATCAAGAACAAGGTGGAGAAAGTATGAAAATTTACTCCATGGATGAAATTTGGAAAGATATTGAATTattagaagaaaatgaagaaacaaCGAATAAACCAATTATGGGGTCTATTTCACCCCTATGGGATTATTCTCTAGACTCACTTTGGAAAGATTTTGATTGGAGTAGCTTTCGATAA